The following proteins are encoded in a genomic region of Ostrea edulis chromosome 7, xbOstEdul1.1, whole genome shotgun sequence:
- the LOC125648731 gene encoding cytochrome P450 2C31-like: MTLFTRTNPETNQSIFDFVVLLTILSIVFFIIHLILEWRQKPPGPWGLPVVGHLPFLGSKPLDKFKQYQKEYGDVFCLRFGMWPTVVIRGRDTVKSTLAHQSDHFASRPPFFSVKSVSDMKGLTFSEFDERYLLHRKIASSVIREIGSYSKSELEDVFRDESNILVSSFLANEGKPFNPRYLVYIAAGSIMYQFCYGKGENIRDDPAFLKVMKDQEIFQEFFAMGNYFDVFPWLQYIMPNQFNKFLETIKNARCARKEDKDDIIKTFYPNNPRHALDGIRNACLKYNITDVPNEMGLTKAQLIDTLDDFFTAGFETISSTLRWALMYFAEYEDIQLKVQREIEERIGRNKVLSVKDRHDLPYTEATILEIMRVAPAVPMGLPHQATNDVFVKGNLIEKGTVVFFNLISVMHDEYWGNPHEFQPGRFLDDKGNLMKQKVDNVLSFSAGRRNCVGKMIAQAEIFYLLATVLQNCKICKPEDTSYDFEGLYELSYYPKEYELCVHPR; the protein is encoded by the coding sequence ATGACACTCTTCACGAGGACGAATCCCGAAACAAACCAGAGTATTTTTGACTTTGTGGTATTGTTAACAATACTCTCGATCGTCTTTTTTATTATACACCTTATTCTAGAATGGAGGCAAAAACCGCCTGGGCCCTGGGGACTTCCGGTAGTAGGTCACCTGCCTTTCCTTGGATCAAAGCCTCTGGATAAATTTAAACAATACCAAAAAGAGTATGGAGATGTGTTCTGTTTACGATTCGGTATGTGGCCTACCGTTGTCATCAGAGGGAGAGACACCGTGAAGTCAACCCTTGCACATCAATCAGATCACTTTGCTTCTCGACCACCGTTCTTCTCAGTGAAAAGCGTGAGCGATATGAAGGGCCTTACTTTTAGTGAGTTTGACGAGAGGTACTTGCTTCACCGAAAAATTGCCAGTAGCGTAATCAGAGAGATTGGAAGTTACAGTAAATCTGAATTAGAAGATGTGTTCCGAGACGAATCAAACATACTGGTGTCGAGCTTTTTGGCAAATGAAGGCAAACCGTTTAACCCTAGATATTTAGTTTACATAGCCGCAGGGAGCATTATGTACCAGTTCTGTTACGGAAAGGGTGAGAACATACGAGATGATCCGGCATTTCTAAAAGTTATGAAAGACCAAGAAATATTCCAAGAATTCTTCGCAATGGGaaattattttgatgttttcccATGGTTGCAATACATTATGCCGAATCAATTTAACAAGTTTTTGGAAACGATTAAAAACGCTAGGTGTGCCAGAAAGGAAGACAAAGATGATATTATAAAGACATTTTATCCAAATAATCCTCGTCATGCATTAGATGGCATACGAAATGCTTGTTTGAAGTACAACATAACAGATGTCCCAAATGAAATGGGGCTGACAAAGGCTCAGCTGATTGACACGTTGGACGACTTTTTTACCGCTGGATTCGAGACAATCTCTTCTACCTTACGGTGGGCATTAATGTATTTTGCTGAATATGAAGACATTCAGTTGAAAGTACAAAGAGAAATAGAGGAGAGAATAGGAAGAAACAAAGTTCTATCTGTGAAAGACCGACATGATTTGCCTTACACCGAGGCTACAATTCTAGAGATCATGAGGGTGGCACCTGCTGTTCCCATGGGACTTCCTCACCAAGCAACCAatgatgtatttgtaaaagGAAACTTGATCGAGAAAGGAACTGTTGTTTTCTTTAACCTTATCTCTGTTATGCATGACGAATATTGGGGTAATCCGCATGAGTTCCAACCAGGGCGTTTTTTAGATGATAAAGGAAATTTGATGAAACAAAAAGTCGACAATGTGTTGTCATTTAGCGCCGGACGACGAAACTGCGTCGGCAAGATGATCGCACAGGCAGAAATATTTTACTTACTAGCGACTGTGCtccaaaactgtaaaatttgcAAACCCGAGGATACAAGTTATGACTTTGAAGGTCTGTATGAGCTAAGTTACTACCCCAAAGAGTATGAACTGTGTGTTCATCCAAGATGA